From the Sylvia atricapilla isolate bSylAtr1 unplaced genomic scaffold, bSylAtr1.pri scaffold_111_arrow_ctg1, whole genome shotgun sequence genome, one window contains:
- the SGCA gene encoding alpha-sarcoglycan produces MAALALGVTRATVPEHRVLPELRVSAETGTIFVHELERELFLEAFSGSEDDDAPVTFRAHLWDHPDLPRWLRFMQRSPGQAGWLYGCPLAAELGTHRLQVLAYNRRTFATVSQPLVISVTPAPGGDAPFQAEFVVGDKDVEELLPEAARDLFLRGSAGVWERGDLRVINVTSALHRGGRVPLPIEGRREGVYVLVGSHSPFSPCLLAAVSPQSRSRCHRGQRPLASCYDTFAPHFSIRWCNLTLRQVWPSPTPPGPQWGSGVLEEGASFEPPSPAAPRDTLPSFLVTLLVPLAVAALLCLLLGHLMCCRREGVEKRDLQTSDLQLFHHSSIAGDTRELRAMAGSRDVPRPLSTLPMFNVRTGQRAHPTGSPRDRAPLLPP; encoded by the exons ATGGCAG CCCTGGCGCTGGGGGTGACCCGGGCCACTGTTCCCGAGCACCGCGTCCTGCCCGAGCTCCGCGTGTCCGCCGAGACCGGGACCATCTTCGTGCACGAGCTGGAGCGGGAGCTGTTCCTGGAGGCCTTCTCCGGGAGCGAGGATGATGATG ccccggtGACCTTCCGCGCCCACCTGTGGGACCACCCGGACCTGCCGCGGTGGCTTCGCTTCATGCAGCGGTCCCCGGGCCAGGCGGGGTGGCTGTACGGCTGCCCGCTGGCCGCCGAGCTGGGCACCCACCGCCTGCAG gtGCTGGCCTACAACCGCCGCACCTTCGCCACCGTGTCCCAGCCCCTCGTCATCAGCGTCACCCCCGCGCCAG GTGGGGACGCGCCCTTCCAGGCCGAGTTCGTGGTCGGGGACAAGGAcgtggaggagctgctgccggAGGCGGCGCGGGACCTGTTCCTGCGGGGCTCTGCCGGCGTGTGGGAGCGCGGGGACCTGCGCGTCATCAATGTCACCTCGGCGCTGCACCGCGGCGGCCGCGTCCCGCTGCCCATCGAGGGCCGCAGGGAGGG GGTGTATGTCCTGGTGggctcccacagccccttcTCGCCGTGCCTGCTGgccgccgtgtccccgcagaGCCGCTCCCGCTGTCACCGCGGCCAGCGCCCTTTGGCCTCCTGCTACGACACCTTCGCCCCTCACTTCTCCATCCGCTGGTGTAACCTCACGCTG agGCAGGTATGGCCCAGCCCCACGCCGCCGGGGCCGCAGTGGGGCTCGGGGGTGCTGGAGGAGGGGGCGAGTTTCGAGCCCCCCAGCCCGGCCGCCCCCCGGGACACGCTGCCCTCCTTCCTGGTGACACTGCTGGTGCCGCTGGCGGTGGCCGcgctgctgtgcctgctcctgggACACCTCATGTGCTGCCGCAGGGAGGGAGT GGAAAAACGCGACCTGCAGACGTCTGA cCTGCAGCTCTTCCACCACAGCTCCATCGCGGGGGACACGCGGGAGCTGCGGGCCATGGCCGGGAGCCGGGACGTGCCGCGGCCGCTCTCCACGCTGCCCATGTTCAACGTGCGCACGGGGCAGCGCGCCCACCCCACGGGCAGCCCCCGCGACCGAGCCCCGCTGCTGCCACCCTGA